The following is a genomic window from Clostridium sp..
TTGACCTCAAATAATTTCTGTGCATCCTTGATTTCGTCTTTAATGTCAAGCATCTGCTGGTCAAGATTAAATGCAAGATCCGCCGCACTTTTAAGCTTTTCCTTGATGTAATCCGGTATCTCATGTTTATATTTATAATTAAGGGAGTGCTCTATGGTGGCCCAAAAATTCATGGCCAGTGTCCTTATTTGAAATTCTGCAATTATATCCTGCTGACCTTCCGCCATATTTACAGGATATTTAATTATAACATGATAACTTCTGTACCCACTCTTCTTGACATTTGTTACATAATCTTTTTCATACAATATGCTCATATCTTTTCTGCTTCGAATTATATCAACTACCTTTTGAACATCATCTACAAACTGGCACATAATTCTTATACCAGCTATGTCTTCCATTTCATACCTTATTCTGTGAAATGGTATGTCAAACTTATTGGCTTTTTCAAGTATGCTGGATATCTCCTTTACCCTTCCAGTAACAAATTCTATAGGTGAATACTCATTTTTCTTTCTATACTCGAGTCTTATGCTTTTAACTTTAACCTTTAACTCCTCGACAGCTTGTTCATAGGGTATTAAAAATGTTTTCCACTCTCCTATTGCCATATTGATCCTCTCCTATATGGATATATGCTAAAATTATTTTATAACAAAATTTAACTAAAATCAAAAATATATTTAAATCTTTGATATAATAGAATTACAACTATTAAATAAGGGTGGAATTTTAAATGTCCAAGGAAACAGATAACTCAATATTATATGATCCACAAGAACAAATATTCATGTTATACGATAAAAAAGTAAGCTGTCCTGTGTGTGGAACCAGCTTTAAGGCAAGATCCATTAAAAAAGGCTCCTACAGAATATTAAAAAAGGATTCGGATTTTTTTATACGATATTCGAGAATAAACCCCTATTTTTATGATGTCTGGGTATGTGACGAATGTGGCTATGCCGCTATAAAAAACGATTTCGAAAAATTAAGCGATTATGATGCGCAAATGATAAAGGGAAAAATTTCGCCAAAATGGAAGCATAAGAATTATCCTGAAGTATATGACATAAATCTGGCAATTCAACGATATAAATTATCATTGCTGAATTACTACACAATAAACTCCAAGGCAAGTAAAAAGGCAATTAACTGTCTAAAGCTGGCATGGATGTACAGGCTTAAAGATGACCATGGAAGCGAGCTGCAGTTTTTAAAGCAGGCCCTCAATAACTTTTCTACTGCATATTACAATGAACCATCCCCAATATGCGGCATGGACAAGTATACTACAATGTATCTCATAGGCGAATTGAAAAGACGTCTTGGAGATGGCGAGGAATCCCTCATATGGTTCAGCCAGGTAATGACATCCCCTACATCGTCCCAGAAAATCAAGGATTTAGCCAGGGAGCAAAGGGACCTCATAAAATCCAATACTGAAAATACTATAGAGCAGGAACAGACAACAGATAATAAGCAAAGCCATAAATTCTTTCATAAATTCCGTAAATAAAGAACCTGGATTAAATTATTTTGACCGGATTAAAGTTTATATAGTCTGCTGAGGTCAATATATATTCTGTGCCATCAATTTCCCCTGAAACAGCCCTCAAAAGGGCTTCTCCATGGAGATGCCCATATATAACTTTTTCAATGTCGTATTCTTTAAACATGTTTGTAAATTCCGAATCCATGAATTTTTCACCTATTGGCGGATAATGCATCATTACAATAAATTTTTCATATTTGTTTTTTGATGCTGATTCCAGAGAATTCTTCAATCTCAATACTTCCCTGTTATATATTTTCTGATCATGGGGTGTAAAATTTTCACTCCCGGGGCAGTTCCACCCTCTGGTGCCGCAAATTGCATAATCATAATAACTAAAAAAATTATTTTGAATAAACTTCATATCCTCATATAGATTGTTTAATTTATTTATACTGGTCCACCAATAGTCATGATTTCCCTTGACAAATATTTTTCTTCCAGGCAATTCGTGAATCCATTCAAGATCCAAAATTGCACTTTCCATATCCATGGCCCATGATATGTCACCGGAAATTAAAACTGTATCATCATCAGATATTTTATCCATCCAATTTTCATGTATCCTGACATCATGTTCATACCAGTTATCACCAAAGACATCCATAGGTTTATTGCCACTTTTGTCAAGGTGTAGATCGGATATTGCAAATAAAGCCACTAGATCACCCTCTAACTATTAAGCCTATTTTGGATTTATACTGTTATCTATATCCACCACATATGCTATTACTTTTGCAACAGCATCATACAGTTCAAATGGGATATTATCTCCGATATTTATGTTAACAAGAAGATTTGCAAGTTCCTTGTCATATACTATGGGCACATTTGACTCTTCAGCCTTTTTTAAAATATTGTCGGCTATCTGTCCTATGCCTGCAGCACTGACTATAGGTGATTCATAATCAACATCATATTTTAAAGCTGCTACCTTTTTTCTTCCATCCATAATATTTACCTCTCATTATGCCCTTGTATTTATTATTCCAATCTCATTATCCTGAAAGAACTCTCTGCAGGTTGATATATTCATTTCCTCATGTTTCTCATTGAAATCAATATCTATATTATAACCTAAGTTGGATAGGCTCTCCAATATTTTTTCACTGTGATTTTCCAGAAGCTTTATAAATGATTTCTGACTCTTTACATCTATATGCATATTTTTGTTTTTTACAGCCAGATACGCGTCCACTACACCCATATTTTCAGTATTTATAGCTGTGGCAATTTTAACATTTGAACTATCAATCTTTTTTCCCCTTTTCCTGTCATCCCTTATTATCAATTTACATTCATAGTTGCTGTTCTGAAACTTCAATGGCATGTCCATATAATAGTATGAATTTGACACAGTATTGAATATTTTAAAGTCATTAATATTATTATTTAACAAATTCATTATATTCACAGGCTTGTCAGGACTTTTGTCCTGTATTTGGTTGATCACCTGCTCTATTATATCAGACATTTCCCGTGTTTTAAAATTCAGCTGATCCTTTATCTGATTTGAAATAGTTTCTATTATATCTTTGGATATCAAGTTGGATTTATCTTTTAAAAAATACTCGTTGAAAATATTTTTGACTTCACTTTTTATATTGTTTTTTGTATTTTCTGCCCCAGTTTTATTATTACCATTCTGTATATTTTCATATTGGTTTGTGTTATCCTGTTTTATATTTTCATGCTTTTCAATCATCTCACCCTTTGGAGCTGCTGTATTTTCTGGAATTTCACCGGATATATTCCCGTCTATTTTTTGATTGACACCTGCAGGCTGATTTTTTAAATTATTTTCCCTATTCTCTGCCGCATTATTCTTTACAACATTATTCTCTGCAGTATTATTCTCTACAACATTATTTACATTTTCTTTCACTGCGGCTATTTCCGAACTATCTACATTTTTATATGCTTTTTCAATATTTTTCTGCAGTGCATCCATATAATCACTTGTAGTTGATTTTACATTTTCAGGACTTTGTTTAAATTCAGGCTGCACGCTCACTCCTAATTTCTGTCCGAGATTTTCAATTTCCCTGTATATAACAGCCGGCTTTTTAAATACATCATTAAAACTTTTTATGTTCTCATTGTTTATATCTATATTATTTTCAATAAATGTAAATACATCGCCATCAGAAAGTTTTGCAATATCGGTAAACAAACTTTTTAATATACTGCTTGCCCTTTTCCCTTCACTGCTGTTGGCATCTATATTTCTGCTTAAAAGATATTTCTGTATAAAATTATCCACTTCTCCTCCGCCGTTCTGCGTTTTGTTCATAAATTCCAGGAGTGATTTCATATTTGAAACATTGCTTTTAGTAAGTGG
Proteins encoded in this region:
- a CDS encoding DUF2225 domain-containing protein: MSKETDNSILYDPQEQIFMLYDKKVSCPVCGTSFKARSIKKGSYRILKKDSDFFIRYSRINPYFYDVWVCDECGYAAIKNDFEKLSDYDAQMIKGKISPKWKHKNYPEVYDINLAIQRYKLSLLNYYTINSKASKKAINCLKLAWMYRLKDDHGSELQFLKQALNNFSTAYYNEPSPICGMDKYTTMYLIGELKRRLGDGEESLIWFSQVMTSPTSSQKIKDLAREQRDLIKSNTENTIEQEQTTDNKQSHKFFHKFRK
- a CDS encoding EscU/YscU/HrcU family type III secretion system export apparatus switch protein, whose amino-acid sequence is MDGRKKVAALKYDVDYESPIVSAAGIGQIADNILKKAEESNVPIVYDKELANLLVNINIGDNIPFELYDAVAKVIAYVVDIDNSINPK
- a CDS encoding GTP pyrophosphokinase, which gives rise to MAIGEWKTFLIPYEQAVEELKVKVKSIRLEYRKKNEYSPIEFVTGRVKEISSILEKANKFDIPFHRIRYEMEDIAGIRIMCQFVDDVQKVVDIIRSRKDMSILYEKDYVTNVKKSGYRSYHVIIKYPVNMAEGQQDIIAEFQIRTLAMNFWATIEHSLNYKYKHEIPDYIKEKLKSAADLAFNLDQQMLDIKDEIKDAQKLFEVKSSLVSDIMNNIITISSMGKLSDATRYQKELNKLIDEGEVFELVNLLKSTEKMIQIYN
- a CDS encoding metallophosphoesterase, whose protein sequence is MALFAISDLHLDKSGNKPMDVFGDNWYEHDVRIHENWMDKISDDDTVLISGDISWAMDMESAILDLEWIHELPGRKIFVKGNHDYWWTSINKLNNLYEDMKFIQNNFFSYYDYAICGTRGWNCPGSENFTPHDQKIYNREVLRLKNSLESASKNKYEKFIVMMHYPPIGEKFMDSEFTNMFKEYDIEKVIYGHLHGEALLRAVSGEIDGTEYILTSADYINFNPVKII